The stretch of DNA AATGCTATTTCGATGCTGGCGCAAACTAAAGATATTGTATTTGATGTTGTTACTTGTGTTACGGCAGATACATTTTCTCAGCTTAATGACTTGAAAAAGCTACTCATCGATACCGGCGTTAAATCATGGCGTATTTTCACTGTATTTCCTATCGGAAGAGCTGCCGATCATAAGGAGCTACAATTATCCCCGATTCAGTTTAAGCAATTATTTGAATTTATAAAACATACTCGTAAGGAAGGTCTTATAAACCTCAGTTATGGTTGCGAAGGTTTTGTTGGCAATTATGAAACTGAGATCCGAGATCATTTCTATTTTTGTCATGCCGGTATCAACATTGCATCGGTACTTGTTGATGGTTCTATCTCGGCGTGTCCGAATTTACGATCAAATTTTACGCAGGGAAATATATATAAAGATAGCTTTTGGGAAATATGGTCGAATCGCTATCAGCCCTTTCGAGATCGTAGATGGATGAAGCAAGGTGAATGTAAAGACTGCAAATACTTTCGTTATTGCGAAGGAAACGGTATGCACTTACGAGATGAAAACGGAGAATTGTTGTTTTGTCACCTAAAGCGTATAAAAGAAGGAGAGACTCTTGAACTTAATATTACCTGATAATCATTTATACTTCTTGTACCGCTAAATAATTGTAGTCGGTGACTACTTTTCGAAGAAAAATTCTGTCAGGGCCATCATATTCATAGCCTGTAATCGATTTTATTCTGTCAGCCAAACGCTGGTTAAAGTATTCGTTGTATTGCATGCGTTGGTCATCTATGATAGAAGTAATCGTTTGAATGTCTCTGTCGGATAACTTGTCAAGCACATCTTTATAGGTAACTTTATAGTCTTCATGAAAATCAAGATCAGAAAGCTTTAACTCTTTGTTTCGAGCATTCAATCTGAGGTCTATGACTGTTGTTCCTGCCAAATAATCACCCAACCGCTGCGACTTTTTTGTAACAGCAATCATTATGATAGCCACAAAACCCTCTGTAAACGTAAAATCAACTAAGCGGAATAACCATCTTAACAGGTAAGAACTTCCCGATGGAACAGTACCATCGACATTCACAACTCGTATTTTTACGATCATTTTGCCAATGCTTTGTCCTTTATTTAATGTTTCGAATAAGAGGTCATAGAAAAGTACAGGGGAAGCCATTATTATAATTATAAATATCATGGCAGTGTTT from Dysgonomonas mossii encodes:
- a CDS encoding TIGR04133 family radical SAM/SPASM protein; protein product: MSVDDISFRKRLGLELFRQHKKNQTSLHKLNYLIWECTLRCNLACKHCGSDCHKDMRQKDMPLEDFLRVIDEVTPHVNPHDTMIVITGGEPLMRNDLEACGQELYKREYPWGMVSNGLFLSEQRLKSLLDAGLRSVTISLDGLEERHNIMRGNKNSFRMAFNAISMLAQTKDIVFDVVTCVTADTFSQLNDLKKLLIDTGVKSWRIFTVFPIGRAADHKELQLSPIQFKQLFEFIKHTRKEGLINLSYGCEGFVGNYETEIRDHFYFCHAGINIASVLVDGSISACPNLRSNFTQGNIYKDSFWEIWSNRYQPFRDRRWMKQGECKDCKYFRYCEGNGMHLRDENGELLFCHLKRIKEGETLELNIT
- a CDS encoding RDD family protein — protein: MIIEVQTTQNVTIDYETAGVGYRLLAYILDWVVILIWYLGWIGIISLFSQAGLWSAFDGNTAMIFIIIIMASPVLFYDLLFETLNKGQSIGKMIVKIRVVNVDGTVPSGSSYLLRWLFRLVDFTFTEGFVAIIMIAVTKKSQRLGDYLAGTTVIDLRLNARNKELKLSDLDFHEDYKVTYKDVLDKLSDRDIQTITSIIDDQRMQYNEYFNQRLADRIKSITGYEYDGPDRIFLRKVVTDYNYLAVQEV